The nucleotide window gatcaacggcacatgtaaaacccagtagaatcgCACATTGGCtatgagaagggagggaaagaacatgattccagtaactatggaaaaatattctaaattaactaattaaataaaattccaaataaataaatgtcaggtgaatacaaaaaaaaactcccccaaaatctCTCTTCATTTGAAGGGAGGCCCATATGGGACTATGGAAATACTTAGCCTGTCCTTTCTTTTCTACGCTGAAATATTATGAGGGGAcaacgaggtggctcagtggatagagtaagaTCTAGAGACGTGGGTTCAAGttgtggattcaaatctggcctcagacccttcctccttctgtgaccctgggtaagtcacttaaactctactgcctagccctaactgtcttctgccttggacagaaggtaaggatttgggggggggggggtaatgttAGGAGACAAAACTAACATTTAGCCCCCAAAAAGAGCCCTCGTGGCACAAGGGAACAGAACGCCTATCTGAGACCAGCCTAGGTACCTTTGACTGGGTTGGACAGTCGGAGATGGCTCTCCACCAGCCGCATGCATCGGTCGTCCATGAACTCGTATGCAGACAGGATCTCTCCCAGCATTCCCTTGCAGGTACTGAAGGTTTTCAGAACTTCAGCAAAACTTGCACAGCCTTTCCACAGAAGACCAAAGCATTAGAAAGAGCCTCACTGATCGCCATCTGAAAGGCGTCTTGGTTAAATGTTGGAGGAACGtcctcccaccctcccaccctcccCACATTCCACCAGGCAGGGGTTCAAAGgccaaaacaaaaatcaaaagaaacttCCAGGTGACAGAGTGGCAAGAAGCCAGCCATGAACCTACTATGGTCCCCACGATGGCATCCGCGCCCACGAAGGGGGACAAGCCCACCTGTGTCCAGGAGAAAGTGGACTTGGGGATTTTTCCAAACCCTGAAAATGGTTCTTAGATGCCCCTCTTAGCTTAGCCTCTGAAGAGGGAACAATCTGGCCCAATCACAGGAGCAGGCAGTTGGGCTTTTTTGAGGGGTGCTGAGCACTAGAAAGCACTTAACAGGCAGTAAAAGGAGGCATGGATCCTGCTCTCAGTGACACATGGAAATGAAGGAGGGTTTCCAGTTCAAAGGGAGCCAGCACCCAGAaggctgactgactgactgaccgtGTCCTCGTTCCAAAGCCACATGACTCCATAAGGCCTTGGATGCTGGCTGCCCTTAGTTTTCACAGCCCATGCGAAGGGAAATGATTCGCCCTGGGTTGGCTCTTTGGGCTTCCCAAGCCTCCCTGTTCAGATGTGGCTCCCAACCATCACGGTAAATCAGAGGAACAAGGCGTGAGCCCTCAGAGACCAAATGGCTTCACAGAAAGCTCCCAGCAGCCCCCCAAAACTTCCCATCAGATTCTTCCCCGAGGGGTCAGCATGAGCCACCCACCCGTCCTACCTAGGAATGCCAAATTCACGGCCTTGGGTTTCCGTGGACATAGGATGGAAATAGCGGTAATGACGCCCAGTGTGCCCTCGGAGCCAATAAAGAGCTGCTTGAGGTCATAGCCGGTGTTGTCCTTCCTCAGAGAAGTCAAGCAGTCCAGAACGAGGCCGTCCGCCAGCACCTGGCACAGGAGAGAGGCAGGCATGCGGGTCAGGGCCCACAGACACCAGGGGAATGACTCTtcggaaagggagggaagaagccgaCTGAACAGCACATGGAGCAAGGGTGAGGGGCGGCTGGCATCTTCCTGGCCCTGCCCTGGCCTGGTTCCCCAGAGCTTCCCATTTAGTTGCtacatattttcattgtttgcctTTAAAACTCAAGTTTTGTGTTGCAGTTGCGCCCCCAAAGCATGGTCCTAACCCTGTAGGCTCTAAGAGAAAGTGTCCAAAATCAGGGATGTGAGAACATAAAGGAGTCCCATAAACTTGGAGCCTGTCCATCACAAGTCCAGAGATTGGAGAGATGACCCCGGGCCCTCCCACCACCATCTCCCCTCACAGAAGGGGAGATTCAGGTGAAACAAGGTTTTAGTTTTAAGAGTTTTACTTGCTCTACGGTACTTGGGACTGTACGTTTCATGTATCAGGAAAGGGATTTTTGTCTAAAATCAATGGGATTTTTATTAAGATCTTTGCACAGAAGGTCACAGAATTCTAAGGAATTACTagcaagaaaaaatgttttgcatgttaccaGTTTTACTTCGTATACTGCAGTTGGtggataattttatatttattgtgaTAGGAAATGGGTATCATCAGAATTCATGTTTTGTTCAAAAGAATTGCACACAGAAAAATGTTTCAGCACCTCTAGCAAAAGATTCTAGTTTGGGGTGGTCACAGGTACTCAGTCCTATGTCAACGTTGACCTTTTTCACACTTACACTGTTTTCTGAGGAATGTGACTTCTGCAAAaggggcgtgtgtgtgtgtgtgtgtgtgtgtgtgtgtgtgtgtgtgtgtgtgtgtgtgtgtgtaaaaccgCCCTGGGTCCTCCCAGCAAGCCTGACagcagagagggaaaggagagccGCTCCTCCCGCCGGCTCACGCCAGCTCTGTCCTTAGACAGCGGAGCCGGTGATGTGACAAATCTGGAGCCACGCCGGGTGGAGAAAGCAAACGGAGGAAATGAGCTTGTTCCTGCCAGAGGCTCCTCGTGCTCTAGGAGGCGCTCACAACGCACTGTAACAGCCTGGGAAAGGCACTGGGAGCTCCCATGTGAATGGAGGAGGCTCGCAGTTTGGGCTTCTTTGCCGGGGATCCTACAACTCGTCCTCTGAGGCGGCATCTGAACCCAGGTCACTGGACCAGCCAGAAGCACTCCCTAAGCTACTGAGGAGCAAAGATACGTCCACACGCGCACACTAGGTGGGCTGTAAAAATGGTCACAGCCTGTTACCCGGGAAGCCCCAAGCAAAACCCTTTCATTCTTATCTTAAGAATGAGGTAAGCTGTTGTGTTGTCGCTGTTGTTCCATTCGggcatgaccccattggggttttctttgcaaagccATTTCCTTCCTGGGCTCATTTGATAGACGAGGAAACGGAGGCAGCCAACCAAggttggtgacttgcccaggaccatacgGCACGTGGTACCTGGGACGAGCCATAAAAGGGACCGCTCTGGGGCTTCCAGGCAGAAGGGGGGCAAGCTAGCGAGAAAAGAGGCGTCCTGGGCCCCGAGTCGGTCAGGAGCGAGCCCAGCAGGGTCTGCGCCGGCCGGAGAACGCCGCCCCCCTTCCCAGAGGCTCCGCGGTCTCACCGCTTCCAGGCCAAGAACCGTCCCGCGCAGAGAGCCGTAGCGCAGCAGGCGGAGGCCGCCGGCGTTCGTGGCCACGTTCCCGCCGATGTGGCAGCTGCCCTTCGCCCCCAGGTCGAGCGGCATGACAAAGTCTCTCTCCTCCACGTAGCGGCTCAGCTGCTCGAGGACGCAGCCGGCCTGGCACACCAGGATCCCTGCAAAGGCGACGCGAGTTGGCGCCCGGCAGCCCCTGGCACGGCGTTTCCCATGGAGTCGGCAGGAAGTCAGGGACGGGCTCAGTCAGCAGCTACAAACTGATCCCAACTTGGCCGGTTCCTTCTGGAGTCCCAAATGGAGCCGACTGTCGCCCCCCCGCCCCGGCGGCAGGCGCCCGGCTGGGCCCAGGAAGAGCTCAGGTCCAGCGCCATAACCCCGCCCCacctccaggcctgcctctctacGCTGAGTCAGCGCGCTGCCCCTGAACCGCGGCAAAAGGACGGGGTGCCCAAGAGTCCAAACGGACCGGGTCCGAGAGTGCGTGGCTGGGAGCTGGGAACGAGGCAAGACGGCTGcggcagaggggagagaaaggctGCTCAGGGTGACCGCGACGATCCGGCCAGAGGGCCGGCGGAGCAGGGAGGACGGCTGGACTCCAGAAGGGGACAAGGCCCGGCCACGGGCCAGGACGGGGAGCTCCAACAGCCCCTGCCCCAGGCTCCTGGTTCGAGGATGAGCGCGTCCCGAGCGACTGCGGCTTCGCCCTCTCTCGCCGGCCGGCCGGATAACCGGGGCAGGGCGGGCAGAGCCGGCCTGAACCCTCCCGGCCCCTCCTTAGGCGGGCGGAGACGAGGGGACACTCACCGGACACGGCGTCGAAGCTGATGACGCGGTCCATGAGCGCCGTGGAAAGGACGATCTCGTCGAAGACGGGCACACTGCCCCCCACCATGCCCGTGTTCCCCCCCTGAGGGTTGACAGCCAAGTTCCTCTCGCTGCAGTACCTGAAACAGAGAACTCGGAGTCGGCCGCCAGGCCCCGCCCTCTGCGTGGCCCCGGATGTCGCGCCTCAGCGAGCCGCCCGGcccgctggggggggggggggggcaggcacCGCGCCCAGAGCGGAGGACCCCGAGAGAAGCCAAAGCAGCACAGTGTGAGGGGGACACGCGGGCCAAGGACTCGGCCAGGGACGAGAAACAACACGAGGAAaggctgggagggagggggatggtcagagccagaacttgaactcaagtcctcttgaCTTTGAGCTCAGTCCAGCCGGGGAAAGTCAGCCAAGGAATGAGGCTTCGCCGAGGATCCCTCGAGAGGCGTCTCCATCAGCTCTCTGCTGGGGCATCTTCCAGGTCTGAATGGAGGAACGCAGAGCCCGCCAAGATGGCGCAGAAAACGGCCTCGTGCTCGCGCTGCCTCGCAGAGTGGGGGCGCCCCAACGGGCTTATCCCAGACGAGTCCTTCGTCCCCCTCGCAGCCCCGCTCGCCGGATCGCCGGCATCCAGTCAGTCCTCGGCCCGCTCAGGGCTTGTCCAGGGCCAGCCGGCGAGGAAGCTCCAAGGGCACGGCTGAGCCCAGGCCGGCCTGTCCACCGAGCGCCTCGCGGCGCCTAACTGCTTCTCCCAGCGACGCGTCTCTGCTGGAGGGAGGCGGCGGCGCTCACGGTACACACGGCATCCGCACGTGTGCAGACGCGGCCACCACTGCGGCGGGCCTCGCAGTAGGCGGACGTGGCCTGCAGTACCttctagccgtgtgaccctgggcaagtcctctgACCGCAGGCGCCCAGGCCGGGCTGCGCTTCTACCTGGGAGCTTCTCGGAGAGAAGGCGAGGGTCTCCTCGAGAGGCGTCAGCCCTTCCCGTCTGTCCCCGCCTGCTCTGGGCCCCCTCTTAGTTCTGTTCTGCCATCACCGCTCAGCcctgaccctgagcaaatcactcccCGCAGGCCCCTGCAGACGGCGGGCAGAGAGGGCGAGAGGAGGCCGGGGGGCCGGGGGCTTCGGTCGGCTCTTCTCATGCCACCGTCCCCAGGGGCGGCCAAGTGCAGCCAGGAACAGCCATGTGTGGCCAGGAACGGCCAGAGATGGCCAAGTGCGGCCAGGAACGGCCAGGGATGGCCAAGTGCGGCCAGGAATGGCCGAGGATGGCCAAGTGCGGCCAGGAACGGCCAGGGATGGCCAAGTGCGGCCAGGAACGGCCAGGGATGGCCAAGTGTGGCCAGGAACGGCCAGGGATGGCCAAGTGCGGCCAGGAACAGCCATGTGCGGCCAGGAACAGCCGAGGATGGCCAAGTGCAGCCAAGAACGGCCGAGGATGGCCCAAGTGCGGCCAGGAACGGCCAGGAATGGCCAAGTGCAGCCGAGGATGGCCAAGTGCGGCCAGGAACGGCCATGTGCAGCCAGGAATGGCCAGGGATGGCCAAGTGCGGCCAGGAACGGCCATGTGCAGCCAGGAACGGCCAGGGATGGCCAAGTGCGGCCAGGAACGGCCGAGGATGGCCAAGTGCGGCCAGGAACGGCCAGGGATGGCCAAGTGCGGCCAGGAACGGCCAGGGATGGCCAAGTGCGGCCAGGAATGGCCGAGGATGGCCAAGTGCGGCCAGGAACGGCCAGGGATGGCCAAGTGCGGCCAGGAACGGCCAGGGATGGCCAAGTGTGGCCAGGAACGGCCAGGGATGGCCAAGTGCGGCCAGGAACAGCCATGTGCGGCCAGGAACAGCCGAGGATGGCCAAGTGCAGCCAAGAACGGCCGAGGATGGCCCAAGTGCGGCCAGGAACGGCCAGGAATGGCCAAGTGCAGCCGAGGATGGCCAAGTGCGGCCAGGAACGGCCATGTGCAGCCAGGAATGGCCAGGGATGGCCAAGTGCGGCCAGGAACGGCCATGTGCAGCCAGGAACGGCCAGGGATGGCCAAGTGCGGCCAGGAACGGCCGAGGATGGCCAAGTGCGGCCAGGAATGGCCGAGGATGGCCAAGTGCGGCCAGGAACGGCCGAGGATGACCCAAGTGCGGCCAGGAACGGCCAGGAATGGCCAAGTGCAGCCGAGGATGGCCAAGTGCGGCCAGGAACGGCCATGTGCAGCCAGGAACGGCCAAGGATGGCCAAGTGCGGCCAGGAATGGCCGAGGATGGCCAAGTGCGGCCAGGAACAGCCATGTGCGGCCAGGAACGGCCGAGGATGGCCAAGTGCGGCCAGGAACGGCCAGGAATGGCCAAGTGCAGCCGAGGATGGCCAAGTGCGGCCAGGAACGGCCATGTGCGGCCAGGAACGGCCAGGGATGGCCAAGTGCGGCCAGGAATGGCCAAAGATGGCCAAGTGCAGCCGAGGATGGCCAAGTGCGGCCAGGGATGGCCAAGTGCGGCCAGGAACGGCCAAGGATGGCCAAGTGCGGCCAGAAACGGCCAAGTGCAGCCAGAAACAGCCAGGGATAGCCAAGTGCAGCCAGGAACGGTCGAGGATGGCCAAGTGCGGCCAGAAATGGCCAGGGATGGCCAAGTGCAGCCGAGGATGGCCAAGTGCGGCCAGAAACGGCCAAGGATGGCCAAGTGCAGCCGAGGATGGCCAAGTGCAGCCAGGGATGGCCAAGTGCAGCCAGAAACGGCCAGGGATAGCCAAGTGCAGCCAGGAACGGTGGAGGATGGCCAAGTGCAGCCAGAAACAGCCAAGGATGGCCAAGTGCAGCCAGGAACGGCCGAGGATGGCCAAGTGCAGCCAGGAATGGCCGAGGATGGCCAAGTACGGCCAGGAATAGCCGAGGATGGCCAAGTGCAGCCAGGAACAGCCAGGTgggccctcctccctccctcacccagAGTCATTCCCAGTAACAGAGAATACAAATGAGTAGCAATAGTCTATCGACATCCCAAACACAGTATATGAGAGCACGTGAAATATTCATCCCCCCCCCCAGGCccgcctacacacacacacatttacacacTCACACTGAGACACACACTCGTACACTCACACACACgttcacacactcacactcagaCGCACACTcgtacactcacacacacattcacacactcaTACTCAGACACACACTcgtacactcacacacacattcacacactcacactcagaCGCACACTcgtacactcacacacacattcacacactcacactcagaCGCACACTcgtacactcacacacacattcacacactcgTACACTCAGACAcattcacacactcacactcagaCACACACTCGTACACTCACACACACgttcacacactcacactcagaCATACACTCGTACACTCACACACATTCACACTTGTACATacaaactcacacacacacaaacacattcgCCCACCTACTCACACAAACACACTTCCACAAACAAGGGCAGAGGGGAGCACTGCGGCCAGGGGCATTTCCCAACTGGCCGCGTTGCTCAGGGACTTTCCACCGTGCCCCAGAAAGCTCTCCTTTGGGAAAGCCCACCCTCGCCCACCTGGCGCCCCCTGGATTAGTGGCTGAGAGCAGGCACACCCCAGGCTCCCATCGAGGCGTCTGGGCAGAGACAGCTCCTTCCCCGCCGCCTGGCTGGGGTGCTCGGGCCCCTTCTCCCGTCACCCCTAGGGCTCCCCATTGGGCGGTGGGCCCCTCGACTCCTTTCCCTGCGGGGATCCCCAGGGCTGGGCCCGGCCGCCCGCTTCCTCAGCTTACCGGAGTATCCGCGAGACCTCCTCCGTGGTCCGGGGCTTGAGCAGCACCTGACTGCAGCCTGTCACAAAACCAAAGAGCACGTCAAGCCCACACAAGGGTTTGGCATCGTCAAACAGACAAAACGCACTCAAAGATGCTCGAACCGCAGGGGCAGCAGGGCCTCGGGGAGTCCTGCCTTCCCATCTGGGGAGACGCTTCCTGGTGGGCCGAGCCCGCCGCCGCCTGGCTCTGACCGCTCGGTCTTCCTTCTCGGACCCGAGACGCAGGACCGATGCTGAGGCAGACGGGAGGACTGACATCAAAGCCTTCTCGGAGGCGCTCCTCGTACCGGCTCATCTCACTCCAGCAGTCCTCCCTCGGCCCGGCCGGCCTTGGCCTGAGCAGCGGCAAGCAAGAGCAGGGAGCCGGCCGAGAGCAGCCCCCCTGGACGCCCTGCCCTTCCGGGCTTTAGTTACCTAGTAACAAACACTCCAGCTAGTGCTAGCCAAAGAGCTGAACAGGGCACCAAAGGTAACCCAAGAGCCGACACTGGCGGAAAATCGCCTTCTCTTTGTGGGAGAAGCCGAACAAAAAGTCCCAAAGAGAAGAATCCTGTGAAGAAGTGCAaagtggctctgtggatggagagccaggccgagagatgggaggtcctgggttcaaatcaggccttcaacacctcctggctgtgtgaccctgggcaagtcacctaacccccattgccaagcctttaccactcttctgctttagaagcaatacccagtattgattctaagacagaaggagagggcTTAAATAGCAAAGTGTTGGAAACCATTAGAAAGATTGATCTGATTCCCAGAatcaagaggaaggaaggaaggaaggaaggaaggaagggagggagggagggagggaggaagggagggagggaggaagggagaaaggaagggagggatgaaggaaggaaggaagggagggagggagggagggagggagggagggagggagggagggagggagggagggagggaggaaggaaggaaggaaggaaggaaggaaggaaggaaggaaggaaggaaggaaggaaggaaggaaggaaggaaggaaggaaggaaggaaggaaggaaggaaggaaggaaggaaggaaggaaggaaggaaggaaggaaggtaggaaagaaggaagggagggagggagggagggagggagggaaggagggagggagggaaggaggaagggagggagggaggaagagagggagaaaggaagggagggagggagggagggagggagggagggagggagggagggagggagggaggaaggaaggaaggaaggaaggaaggaaggaaggaaggaaggaaggaaggaaggaaggaaggaaggaaggaaggaaggaaggaaggaaggaaggaaggaaggaaggaaggaaggaaggaagggagggagggagggaaggactgACGGATGGATGGAAGGGGAAGTTGCCCTTGGATCCAGTGGGTTGTAGCCCTGGATCTGCCACTAACTCACTCTGGGCCTCTGACTGTGTTGCTTCCCCTCTGCAGGCCTCATCTGTTGGTCCCCCCTAGAAAATCTCAGAGGTCCCTTCTTCGGAGTCACCCATCTAAGCATTGTGCTGGGTTCTGGGGATCCAGATTGTCCTTCAATATTGCAAGTTGTCCTATGACTCGGttttagattcaggaagactagCTGGTAAGCTAATGCACATTCCCTGCAGACGTTTCTAGCACGCCAGCCAAGGTGCCCCGTGTGGGTCACAGGACAGTCAAGGGCTCTAAGGATCCCGCGAGGGCAGCCTGGCGCAAACCACAGAGCTGACATTCTCTGGTTTGTGGCATTTTGGGTAAATCCTCCCCATGACATTTCCATCTGCTCTGGGCTGTCCCAGGGAGCGCTGGGGCTGCCCGCAGCCTGCCCCAAGAACGCTTGAGAGAAACACTTCCCTCGtgactcttctgccctggaaccataCACAGTAGGGACTCgggttaaaaaaggaaagacaaagagCCGAATTGTCCCTTAATGCTCAGCAGCAGACCGGGAGCTAGTGGGGGGCCCTGCGGACGCCACCTCCAAGCCCACAGCAGCCTCCGGGGGGCCAGGGCTCTGGCCCACCTCTCCCCTCTCGGCCTCTGCACCTCCATGCTATCACCAGGCACAAGTTTTCCTGTGGCTAAGAAGGGCCTCTCCCCGGGCCCCTCCTCTCCTCTAGTGGGCATTGCAGGGTGAGCAGAGGAATCCAGAAAAGTCCCTTCAAGCCCTTCCTGAAGTCATCCCACAGCCTCCCTCTCCACAGTGGGCAGCCAGGCAGCCTACCATTGAGGGAGAGCAGGCTGCCTCCTCCAGGCAGTCCATTCCCCTTCGGGATAGCCTCATTAGCAAGAAGTCAATCTGCCTCTGGAAATCCCACCATGGCCCTCCTCCTGTCCTCTTTATGAACAGGGGGTGGTCCTGACCCTACCTCCCTGCCCCAGGCACGGCTCGGGGCTGCCTCCTGGCGAGCGTCCCCAGCGTTCAATGCCCTCCTTACGCACCCAGCAGGGACAGCCTCCACTCTGACACCCTCGCTGTGGAGCTCCCAGAGGCCGAGGAGGTCACACGCAGGCAAAGAACCCCCTTGGAAGGCTCGCAGCACCCCTACGGCACCCCAGAGCCGGGGGCTTGTGGCCAAGCACAGCAGGGCAGGAAGACCACCGCAGTCTCAGTGGGTTTGCCCagagaactccaaatggagtcacaaagaatgggACACGCCGGAACCACAACAGAAGGCGCTAGACTGCGctgggcccagagacaggaaaacCCAAGCTGAAATCTGGATGCAGTTTCCtagttgcgtgaccctgggcaggtcatttcccctcagtctgtctcagttttctcatctgtaaaatggggatagcaacAGGCCCAGCTTCCCTGGGTGGTTTGAGGCACAAAGGGGATCTCTGCGAAGCCATTTACTCCCGTAAGCTACGCCAAGACCTTCGCGCAGCCTGAGAGGCCCTTGCTTTTGGCAGCTCCCATGGCACTGTCATAGCGTCGATTCAGAaactggaggaagaggagggattgCCAGGAGAGCCGCTTTGCTGTACAGAGGAGGCAACCTGAGCCCAGAAAGTCTCGTCACAGCAAGAATAAGGCGCCGGCTGGGGCTCAATCGCAGGTCTTTGGACCCCTTCCAGCATGCCCCAGGCAATAACACACTGGCAGCCCCAGATCTGCTTCTTTTAGAGCCGTGCCTGCTGCCTCAGCGTCAATCCTGCGCattggttccacggcagaagagcagtaagagctgggcGACGGGGGCTAATGGGGGCCCAACGTCACCCGGCTAAGGATCTAagaccaaacttgaacccaggaccttccgtgTCTAGGCCCGGCTCTCGGCCCATTGAACTTCCCAGGCACTCTCCCCCCAATCGTCTTCAAACTCCTACTTCATTTCCCCTAATGCTGTACGTGACAAGTCCATGTTTTCAATGCGAGAGTAAAACTTTGCCTTATGACCACAAAAGTTCATCCCGTGACATCGATCCCACCGTTCCAGCCATTTCTGGTCCCAGATCCCATCAGGCATCGCGGGGGCTGGCTGGTCCCTGCCTCGCTTCTGCTCACTTCCGTCTCCCAGCATCATCTGGGCACTATTTATAGCGGTGTTGGAGAACCCAAGGCACGCGTGCCGGAGCATGCCGGAGGGAGGTGCTCgcccctctctgcccagcagccctgAGGCAGCGCTTCCTCCCTGCCCTATctgggtaaggcagggggctcacctGCGACACAAGGGCACACGGTCACTGGGAAACCTGGTACGTGCCGCAGGGCCAGGCAGAGCCATCAGGGCCGGCCTTCCAAGCGGCCACAGAAGCCCTGAGGCAGAGCTCCGAGCCAATCTGCACATGGGAGAGGGACGCGTCCCCCCAGACCTTCTCCAAGCCCAGCTCGTCTTCCCGTCGGGGCTCAACCCCCGCTCCGTCTTGGCAGCACCAGCTCAGGCCATCCGAGCTGCCTGGACTTGGGCACCCCAGCCAAGGAGCCTAAGCTCATGGGCTCTTGTCCAGCCCTGCCGGCTGGGGACGGCCAGGAGGACAAAGGGTTGCCCGGTGGAGGGGCTCCCAAGGAACCTGGGACTTTTCACTGACGCCGGAAGGAGGCCCCCGTCAAGCTGTGCCCACAAGCTGAAgtggaaggcaggaagaaagacTCATCCTAGAGGAGGCCCCGCTCCTCGGACCCTGGGATCGATCTCCAGTGGCTTTTGGTTCTTGTCTCTTAGTAATAAGTAACTAGATCATACTGACTGGACTCCTCATAGGGATAAAATGATCGTGTTACATCGGCTAACATAGGGTAGacggggcagctggatggctcagtggagggagagccaggcctagagacgggaggtcctgggttccaatctggcctcagccacttcccagctgggtgaccctgggcaagtcactagagccccatggcccagccctgaccgctcctctgccttggagccatacacagtactgattctaagatacaaggtgagggttttttaactaacaataaatataagtaaataaataaaacagggTAGCGGTGAATCGTGAGGCTGTGGCCCAGGAACCACCCCTTCATCCCTCTGAGGACACAGCTGAGACGGATTCGTGCCAGCCCCATCATCCAGGTAGCGCCcacttccctccctgcctcccagcCAGGCCTGGCTAGAAGAGAAGCAGGAAACGCTCTCCCAGGAAACACTTTGCCCCGTTGTGCTTCCTGAAGCCCATCAGGGCAGCTTCTGCCCGCACTGACCTCGGACCATCTTGAGCCAGTCCACATTCACGACCTCGAGCTCCCGAGCATCTGTGCAGACTCGTCCAGGGAGGACGCGCTGGAAGAAGGCCAAGTCCTCCTCGGACACCTCCGCGAAAGGCAGCCTGCGCACGGGATAGCGGTCCCGGGTCCGCGTCACCTCCTGGGATCGGGCTGCCCTCGTCCAGAAGCCTCGCCGCAGGGCGACCCCGCCAAAGCTGCAGGGCCTCCAgggcctccttccctccctcgcAGCCCGTCTCAGCAGCGCTCCCTTGTGGCCGTGCGCGAAGACCCCCAAACAACAAGGAGGGCGCCCGGAGAAAAGGCCAAGGCCTGACATGGCTCCTCTGCAATACAAAGGGGGAAATCAGCGGCTGCGGGAAAACAAGGCCAGAGCTGGTAGGCGGAGGACTCAGTGGATTGGGGATGGGAGAGGCCAAAGGGATCTTCTTAACCTGCAGGCCTGGCCAGGTCGGGCCTCTGCTCAGAAACTCCCGGGGCTCCCTAGTCCCTCAGGGAGGCCTCCACAAGGGCCCCTCCTTCCCAGGCTGCTCAGCTTCCGGCCTCTGGGCTCTTCTTCACAGGCTGGAACTCTGGGCAAGGCCCTCTCCGCGTTGGCTATGGACCGGGCCCCCCCCCAGGCTGaacccttctccctccttccctgctccCCAGCACCCCAGCTAACGTCTTCCACTAAGTGGGCCTTCAGGCTGCTGCTGTTTCTGCCCTGCTCCGCCCTGGCGGCCAGAAATGTCTGCTGGGGGCCAAATGGGGGACCCTGAAGCTCCCTGACATGTCGGGGGCTGTTATTAGATGATGATTCTCTTCGGTAAAACAGGGCAAGGGGCTCAGGCGGAGGCGGGGGCGGAGcgggagactgaggcccaggagGAGGAAGCAGGTCCTTCCGCGCCCCCcacaaaaccaaaccccaaaacaaacgCC belongs to Monodelphis domestica isolate mMonDom1 chromosome 8, mMonDom1.pri, whole genome shotgun sequence and includes:
- the D2HGDH gene encoding D-2-hydroxyglutarate dehydrogenase, mitochondrial isoform X2, producing the protein MSGLGLFSGRPPCCLGVFAHGHKGALLRRAAREGRRPWRPCSFGGVALRRGFWTRAARSQEVTRTRDRYPVRRLPFAEVSEEDLAFFQRVLPGRVCTDARELEVVNVDWLKMVRGCSQVLLKPRTTEEVSRILRYCSERNLAVNPQGGNTGMVGGSVPVFDEIVLSTALMDRVISFDAVSGILVCQAGCVLEQLSRYVEERDFVMPLDLGAKGSCHIGGNVATNAGGLRLLRYGSLRGTVLGLEAVLADGLVLDCLTSLRKDNTGYDLKQLFIGSEGTLGVITAISILCPRKPKAVNLAFLGRTGCASFAEVLKTFSTCKGMLGEILSAYEFMDDRCMRLVESHLRLSNPVKENPFYVLIETSGSDARHDEEKLNNFLEQVMSSGLVTDGTVATDNTKIKMLWALRERITEALSCDGYVYKYDISLPVEKLYDIVIDIRSRLGQSAKSVVGYGHLGDGNLHLNVTAEAYSASLLNAIEPYVYEWTARHQGSISAEHGLGFKKKDFIGYSKAPEAVVLMQRLKAMLDPKGILNPYKTLPASPELAGL
- the D2HGDH gene encoding D-2-hydroxyglutarate dehydrogenase, mitochondrial isoform X4, with product MTEQVSGAWGRLKTAQSQRNPGRREGAERSHVRPWPFLRAPSLLFGGLRARPQGSAAETGCEGGKEALEALQLWRGRPAARLLDEGSPIPGGDADPGPLSRAQAAFRGGVRGGLGLLPARPPWTSLHRCSGARGRECGLAQDGPRLQSGAAQAPDHGGGLADTPVLADGLVLDCLTSLRKDNTGYDLKQLFIGSEGTLGVITAISILCPRKPKAVNLAFLGRTGCASFAEVLKTFSTCKGMLGEILSAYEFMDDRCMRLVESHLRLSNPVKENPFYVLIETSGSDARHDEEKLNNFLEQVMSSGLVTDGTVATDNTKIKMLWALRERITEALSCDGYVYKYDISLPVEKLYDIVIDIRSRLGQSAKSVVGYGHLGDGNLHLNVTAEAYSASLLNAIEPYVYEWTARHQGSISAEHGLGFKKKDFIGYSKAPEAVVLMQRLKAMLDPKGILNPYKTLPASPELAGL
- the D2HGDH gene encoding D-2-hydroxyglutarate dehydrogenase, mitochondrial isoform X3; the protein is MSGLGLFSGRPPCCLGVFAHGHKGALLRRAAREGRRPWRPCSFGGVALRRGFWTRAARSQEVTRTRDRYPVRRLPFAEVSEEDLAFFQRVLPGRVCTDARELEVVNVDWLKMVRGCSQVLLKPRTTEEVSRILRYCSERNLAVNPQGGNTGMVGGSVPVFDEIVLSTALMDRVISFDAVSGILVCQAGCVLEQLSRYVEERDFVMPLDLGAKGSCHIGGNVATNAGGLRLLRYGSLRGTVLGLEAVLADGLVLDCLTSLRKDNTGYDLKQLFIGSEGTLGVITAISILCPRKPKAVNLAFLGCASFAEVLKTFSTCKGMLGEILSAYEFMDDRCMRLVESHLRLSNPVKENPFYVLIETSGSDARHDEEKLNNFLEQVMSSGLVTDGTVATDNTKIKMLWALRERITEALSCDGYVYKYDISLPVEKLYDIVIDIRSRLGQSAKSVVGYGHLGDGNLHLNVTAEAYSASLLNAIEPYVYEWTARHQGSISAEHGLGFKKKDFIGYSKAPEAVVLMQRLKAMLDPKGILNPYKTLPASPELAGL